In one Pogona vitticeps strain Pit_001003342236 chromosome 14, PviZW2.1, whole genome shotgun sequence genomic region, the following are encoded:
- the PPP1CC gene encoding serine/threonine-protein phosphatase PP1-gamma catalytic subunit, which yields MADIDKLNIDSIIQRLLEVRGSKPGKNVQLQENEIRGLCLKSREIFLSQPILLELEAPLKICGDIHGQYYDLLRLFEYGGFPPESNYLFLGDYVDRGKQSLETICLLLAYKIKYPENFFLLRGNHECASINRIYGFYDECKRRYNIKLWKTFTDCFNCLPIAAIVDEKIFCCHGGLSPDLQSMEQIRRIMRPTDVPDQGLLCDLLWSDPDKDVLGWGENDRGVSFTFGAEVVAKFLHKHDLDLICRAHQVVEDGYEFFAKRQLVTLFSAPNYCGEFDNAGAMMSVDETLMCSFQILKPAEKKKPNASRPVTPPRGMITKQAKK from the exons TGAGAGGATCAAAACCTGGTAAAAATGTCCAGCTGCAAGAGAATGAAATAAGAGGACTGTGCTTGAAATCTCGAGAGATCTTTCTTAGTCAGCCCATTCTGTTAGAACTCGAAGCACCGCTTAAAATATGTG gtgacaTCCATGGACAATACTACGACCTACTGCGACTCTTTGAGTATGGAGGTTTTCCACCAGAAAGCAATTACCTTTTCCTTGGTGATTATGTGGACAGAGGGAAGCAGTCTTTAGAAACAATCTGCCTTTTACTGGCCTACAAGATAAAGTATCCAGAGAATTTTTTCCTCCTCAGAGGGAACCATGAATGTGCCAGTATTAATAGAATTTACGGTTTCTATGATGAAT GTAAAAGGAGATACAACATCAAGCTGTGGAAAACGTTTACAGACTGCTTTAATTGTTTACCAATTGCAGCCATTGTGGAtgagaaaatattttgctgccatgGCG GTTTATCCCCGGACCTCCAGTCCATGGAGCAGATCCGGCGAATTATGCGTCCCACCGATGTGCCCGATCAAGGCCTGCTCTGTGATCTGCTGTGGTCTGACCCTGACAAGGATGTGCTTGGATGGGGTGAAAATGACAGGGGAGTTTCTTTCACCTTTGGAGCTGAAGTGGTTGCCAAGTTCCTTCACAAACACGATTTGGATCTTATATGCAGAGCTCACCAG GTGGTTGAAGATGGATATGAGTTCTTTGCAAAAAGGCAGCTGGTAACTCTGTTTTCTGCCCCAAATTACTGTGGGGAGTTCGACAATGCAGGGGCCATGATGAGCGTGGATGAGACTTTAATGTGTTCCTTTCAG ATCTTGAAGCCTGCCGAGAAGAAGAAGCCCAACGCCAGCCGACCTGTCACGCCACCCAGGGGTATGATcacaaaacaagcaaagaaatga
- the HVCN1 gene encoding voltage-gated hydrogen channel 1: MSMYLKHFTVVGDDPAQWNNDYKKWKEEDMEEEGEGKTPETAVKVDSPPRRLTFRDMMKKLFQTHKFQILIVCLVILDAVLVLGELLFELKIIHPDKDDIAPKVFHYLSLSILTLFLVEVSFKLFAYRLEFFHHKFEVLDAVVVIISFVLDIVVLFREHEFEALGLLILLRLWRVARIINGIILSVKTRSEQQVSKLKQANLQLTVKVQQLESNCAERELEIERLNRLLKQHGLLDQSR, encoded by the exons ATGTCGATGTACCTGAAGCATTTTACGGTCGTGGGTGACGATCCTGCTCAGTGGAACAATGATTACAAGAAGTGGAAGGAAGAAGatatggaggaggaaggagaagggaagaccCCCGAGACAGCGGTCAAAGTCGATTCGCCTCCGAGGCGTCTGACTTTCCGGGACATGATGAAGAAACTGTTCCAGACGCACAAGTTTCAG ATCTTGATTGTCTGCCTAGTTATCTTGGATGCCGTGTTGGTCCTGGGAGAACTCCTCTTCGAACTAAAGATCATCCATCCAGACAAGGACGACATTGCACCCAAG GTCTTCCATTACCTGAGCCTTTCCATCTTGACCCTCTTCCTGGTGGAAGTGAGTTTCAAACTCTTTGCCTACCGCCTGGAATTCTTCCATCACAAGTTTGAAGTCTTGGACGCCGTCGTCGTCATCATCTCGTTCGTCCTCGACATCGTCGTCCTCTTCCGGGAACATGAGTTTGAAGCCCTCGGCTTGCTGATCCTCCTTCGGCTGTGGCGAGTGGCCAGGATTATCAATG GGATCATCTTGTCGGTGAAGACGCGATCCGAGCAGCAGGTGTCGAAGCTGAAACAAGCCAACTTGCAGCTGACGGTAAAGGTCCAGCAGCTGGAAAGCAACTGTGCAGAGAGG GAGCTGGAAATTGAACGGCTCAACCGCTTGTTGAAGCAACATGGACTTCTCGACCAGTCCAGATAG